Proteins from a genomic interval of Fusarium oxysporum Fo47 chromosome I, complete sequence:
- a CDS encoding major facilitator superfamily domain-containing protein, giving the protein MAEKITDNLKHTQSIKEGTINDASTAEALTLCRDADDIEISPELDKSLRWKLDLRLMPLLCFTYALQSIDKNTISYAAVFGLREDLNLKGDEFSWTGGIFYLGYLVWEFPTSIFLQRFPINYFMSGTVIAWGAVLMAHGAVNSFTTLIVVRVLLGALEAAINPGTMLLFSMYYMRKEQPLRMGIWIGSAGMGYIIAGIASFGIGHVKSALPSWRVLFIIWGSITVAWGVILLFLLPGAPMRAKFLTTDEKARVVARVRGNGTGIENKHFKMAQFWEAMLDMKTWLLFLFALTSNSPNGGLSAFQGLIIKGAGFSTLDTTLYQMPSGAVQLVACVLACWGASAIRNSRIPIMLLGLVPFLAGVLGLHFLPHSDAYARLACLWMSFSYTSTWTLSMSVSMANTAGHTKKITTNALLLIGYCLGNFVGPFFFKSSQAPQYELGVGGESCCPLGPVVDEE; this is encoded by the exons ATGGCAGAGAAAATAACAGACAACTTGAAACATACCCAATCTATTAAAGAGGGAACGATAAACGATGCCTCCACAGCTGAAGCCTTGACATTGTGTCGTGATGCAGATGACATCGAGATAAGCCCTGAGCTCGATAAGTCTTTACGATGGAAGCTTGATTTGAGGCTGATGCCTCTGCTCTGCTTCACTTACGCTTTACAATCCATTGATAAGAATACTATCAGCTATGCTGCTGTGTTCGGCCTGCGAGAagatctcaacctcaagggAGATGAGTTCTCTTGGACTGGTGGGATATTCTACCTCGGTTATCTCGTTTGGGAGTTTCCGACTAGTATCTTTCTTCAAAGGTTTCCGATTAACTACTTCATGTCGGGAACT GTCATCGCTTGGGGCGCCGTACTTATGGCCCACGGAGCCGTCAACTCCTTCACAACCCTAATCGTCGTCCGTGTCCTCCTCGGCGCCCTCGAAGCAGCCATAAACCCAGGAACAATGCTCCTCTTCAGTATGTACTACATGCGAAAAGAGCAACCTCTCCGCATGGGTATATGGATTGGCTCTGCTGGAATGGGCTACATCATCGCTGGCATAGCTAGTTTTGGTATAGGCCACGTCAAGTCTGCTCTACCGTCCTGGCGAgttcttttcatcatctgGGGATCTATCACTGTGGCTTGGGGCGTTATTCTCTTGTTCTTACTGCCAGGTGCCCCTATGAGAGCGAAATTTTTGACGACCGATGAGAAAGCGAGAGTTGTGGCGAGGGTCAGGGGAAATGGCACGGGCATTGAGAATAAGCATTTTAAGATGGCGCAGTTCTGGGAGGCGATGCTTGATATGAAGACCTGGCTACTGTTCCTGTTTGCTCTTACAAGTAACTCACCCAACGGAGGCTTATCCGCA TTCCAAGGCCTTATCATCAAAGGTGCCGGCTTCAGCACCCTCGACACGACACTATATCAGATGCCCTCCGGTGCAGTCCAACTAGTTGCATGCGTACTTGCCTG CTGGGGAGCTTCTGCTATCAGAAACTCCAGAATCCCAATCATGCTTCTCGGTCTAGTCCCCTTCCTCGCCGGTGTTCTAGGTCTTCACTTCCTCCCTCACAGCGATGCATACGCTCGCTTAGCATGTCTATGGATGTCTTTCTCCTATACATCAACCTGGACGCTTAGTATGTCAGTCTCAATGGCCAACACAGCAGGGCATACTAAGAAGATCACGACAAATGCCTTGCTGCTAATCGGGTATTGTCTGGGAAACTTTGTCGGACCATTCTTCTTTAAGTCTAGCCAGGCGCCTCAGTATGAGCTTGGAGTTG GTGGCGAGTCTTGTTGCCCTCTGGGTCCTGTTGTGGATGAGGAATAG
- a CDS encoding pyrimidine 5'-nucleotidase: protein MDQASEKPVLFFDIDNCLYSRNDKVLEHMSRNIDDYFKKHLGLSPDDAERLHKDYSQQYGQAIEGLVRHHQIDALEYNAKVDDAVPLDDLIKPNAQLRQFLEDIDTSKVRLWLLTNAYVNHGKRVVRLLGVDDLFEGLTYCDYSQIPFVCKPHKEMFMKAMREAGVSDVSRCYFIDDSHKNCVGAKEAGWTAIHFVEDGLPVPDTPASQHQIRHLGELRSLYPEFFRVRN, encoded by the exons ATGGATCAAGCCTCAGAAAAGCCCGTGTTGTTCTT TGACATTGACAACTGTCTATACTCACGCA ATGACAAAGTCCTTGAGCACATGTCCCGCAACATCGACGATTATTTCAAGAAACATCTCGGCCTCTCCCCAGACGACGCAGAGCGCCTTCACAAGGATTACTCTCAGCAATACGGCCAGGCGATTGAAGGGCTTGTACGCCACCACCAAATTGACGCGTTAGAATACAACGCCAAGGTCGATGACGCGGTCCCATTGGACGACCTCATCAAGCCCAACGCACAATTACGACAATTCCTCGAGGATATCGATACTTCAAAGGTCAGACTTTGGTTGCTAACTAATGCATACGTGAACCATGGGAAAAGAGTCGTGCGGTTGTTGGGCGTGGATGATTTATTTGAGGGGTTGACGTATTGTGATTATTCTCAGATCCCGTTTGTGTGTAAGCCGCATAAGGAAATGTTTATGAAAGCTATGAGAGAAGCTGGAGTCTCTGATGTTTCGAGGTGTTATTTTATTG ATGACTCTCATAAGAATTGTGTCGGGGCAAAGGAAGCAGGCTGGACTGCTATTCACTTTGTGGAGGATGGACTTCCTGTACCTGATACACCAGCGTCTCAGCATCAAATTCGCCATCTTGGAGAATTGCGGTCATTGTATCCCGAGTTCTTTCGAGTTAGAAATTGA
- a CDS encoding major facilitator superfamily domain-containing protein, with the protein MNEKVVPHDGNLSQDQQRASLDRESITDLEKNAPADGAPDDQNANLSDQTTEAGNLTTDCESFEVSWDGDKDPLCPRSMSTLRKWMIVSIACMGSLCVTCASSIYTATYTQMNAEFHCSQIVATLGLSTFVLGIALGPVLTSPLSEYYGRRPIYLVSWAMFIIWTIPSAVAQNIETMIIARFFTGFAGSSFLSVAGGTAGDVFERHEIQKPMSLVSLAPFIGPAIGPLIGGFINYNTHWRWTYYVMLIWAAFVMAAIVFFAPETFHPILLREKARMLRKETGNEAYRAPMELTKKPILETLKLSVLRPFQLLFLEPMCLCLDLYSAILLGILYLFFGAFPLIFRTNHGMSLWQTGMTFLGILVGFVIATATTPFWARLRLRWLAEQEKETGKAISEPEYRLPPCILGAILIPIGLFWFAWTTYSSIHWIVPIIGSGVFGCGMMLVFTGIFTFLVDAYPQYAASAMAANSFARCSFAAAFPLFGIQMYETLGYQWASSLLAFLTVAMAPFPYLFFRYGKKLRAKSKFASKI; encoded by the exons ATGAATGAGAAAGTGGTTCCTCATGATGGGAATCTGTCCCAGGATCAACAACGAGCTTCTCTGGACCGGGAGTCTATAACTGATCTTGAAAAGAATGCGCCTGCAGATGGTGCCCCTGATGATCAGAATGCGAATCTTAGTGATCAAACTACTGAAGCTGGTAACTTGACTACCGACTGCGAATCCTTCGAAGTTTCGTGGGACGGCGACAAAGATCCTTTATGTCCACGAAGTATGTCGACGTTGCGAAAATGGATGATTGTTTCAATCGCCTGCATGGGAAGTCTCTGCGT GACATGCGCAAGTTCAATCTACACAGCTACCTACACCCAAATGAACGCCGAATTCCACTGCTCCCAAATCGTCGCCACCCTCGGCCTCTCAACCTTCGTCCTAGGAATCGCACTCGGCCCAGTCTTAACCAGCCCGTTGAGCGAGTACTACGGCCGACGACCAATCTACCTCGTCTCATGGGCCATGTTCATAATCTGGACTATTCCCTCCGCCGTAGCGCAAAACATCGAGACCATGATCATCGCGCGTTTCTTCACAGGTTTCGCTGGGAGTTCGTTCCTCAGCGTTGCAGGCGGAACGGCAGGTGATGTTTTCGAACGGCATGAGATTCAGAAGCCTATGAGTTTGGTATCATTGGCGCCGTTTATCGGACCGGCTATTGGGCCGTTGATTGGAGGgtttattaattataatacgCATTGGAGGTGGACGTATTATGTTATGTTGATTTGGGCTGCGTTCGTCATGGCGGCTATTGTGTTCTTTGCGCCTGAGACGTTTCATCCGATTTTGTTGAGGGAGAAGGCGAGAATGTTGAGAAAAGAGACTGGGAATGAGGCGTATAGAGCGCCGATGGAGCTTACAAAGAAGCCAATCCTCGAAACGCTCAAGCTGTCAGTCCTTCGACCATTTCAGCTGCTCTTCTTGGAGCCCATGTGCCTCTGCTTGGATCTTTACTCTGCTATCCTTCTCGGTATTCTGTACCTATTCTTCGGCGCATTTCCTCTCATCTTCCGAACGAACCACGGTATGAGTCTTTGGCAAACTGGCATGACGTTCTTGGGAATTCTGGTCGGATTTGTTATTGCAACGGCTACGACTCCTTTCTGGGCCAGACTCCGACTTCGATGGTTGGcggagcaggagaaggagaCTGGTAAGGCTATCAGTGAGCCCGAGTACAGATTACCTCCTTGTATTCTTGGAGCTATTCTTATTCCTATTGGGTTGTTTTGGTTTGCTTGGACGACGTACTCTAGCATTCATTGGATTGTGCCTATCATTGGATCCGGAGTTTTTGGATGCGG caTGATGCTCGTCTTCACTGGTATCTTCACTTTCTTGGTCGACGCTTATCCTCAGTACGCCGCTTCTGCCATGGCAGCTAACAGCTTTGCCCGATGCTCTTTCGCAG CGGCATTCCCACTGTTTGGTATCCAGATGTACGAGACGCTTGGTTATCAGTGGGCTTCTAGTCTTCTTGCCTTCTTGACGGTCGCCATGGCGCCGTTCCCTTATCTGTTCTTCAGATATGGCAAGAAGCTGCGAGCCAAGAGCAAATTTGCTTCAAAGATCTAA
- a CDS encoding uncharacterized protein (expressed protein), which produces MESGSSTKAHSKVPIMTTFFGENDGRYITQMSAIGTGIFHWCHIISLRFEFMDESIERGLGDVNYEIMGSDRVPLRFADHGNTNGVFQIDGANGEEIARFEV; this is translated from the coding sequence ATGGAATCAGGCTCTTCAACGAAAGCTCACTCTAAAGTCCCCATAATGACAACGTTCTTTGGCGAGAACGACGGCCGATACATAACACAAATGAGTGCAATAGGCACCGGCATCTTCCACTGGTGTCACATTATCAGCCTAAGATTCGAGTTCATGGACGAGAGCATAGAGCGAGGTCTCGGAGATGTAAACTATGAAATAATGGGCTCCGATCGCGTCCCGCTGCGGTTTGCGGACCACGGCAATACTAATGGGGTTTTCCAGATTGACGGTGCGAATGGTGAGGAGATTGCGAGATTCGAGGTGTAG
- a CDS encoding fungal-specific transcription factor domain-containing protein, with product MADSQSRQSSVRSSSAAPIRTRVARVACKACHARRVKCDAADGQPCWHCRTRDVTCELIDSKRGKYARRSTAQRVSRRQQAQSPVDQHDTMHDSIAIITPQSNENSQYQEHSQPVPSNIAQNNEPGSQQQSLSGNDKSYFLGDSSSLSYIVEMICSPRGGVSEPVKVHYPIPASIADRAIIPTRPQVEPLRVQDALTMPPKEISDRLVYTFFEIIHPPYPVIDRRAFSELYRQGKASPMLLHAMFLVTFILCDEGLIQAAGFSDRTAARKHHYLRAKTLYDVDHETDRNVLTAAIFLLGFWWNGPDDQKDSWFWLGCATSCAQSLGMYRSTVASRLSPEKRALRKRIWWSIYTRDRHTAACLGKPCRIRDEDCDIEPLTEEDFYFDDDHNDPLITRQEEHHTALAIEMAKAAEILGDIVIAEYSPRRPDLEQYKPDRLKQRLEQWEAQLPKCMQRAQLDETLGPAFWATQLHMAYQNYYILLFRPKAIEDLTPSEAEGDIWARRAADSITRMTEDLLAVGAMSKSQMHIVPAVFGALSIHTLVICRKDPIRRQLAGNKSRQCILALSELAKHWPVGLWIMRFFGNLMRRLTGQGSAVSAGSIVDVTSRIANCNRNEDSTLTEVSRVTSQTLAENGGPFTDATNAQVAGAVMETNDLFQQPADQFSFDNFWAEDTIDVDLLLQHGLCPLLPGNFGTFPPMSDPQGF from the exons ATGGCCGACTCACAAAGTCGCCAAAGCAGCGTCAGATCATCAAGTGCTGCACCTATTCGGACACGTGTAGCTCGCGTGGCTTGCAAAGCGTGTCACGCAAGACGGGTAAAGTGTGACGCCGCTGATGGGCAGCCGTGTTGGCATTGTCGCACGCGCGATGTTACCTGTGAGTTGATAGACTCCAAACGTGGGAA ATATGCTAGAAGAAGTACTGCGCAACGAGTCTCAAGAAGACAGCAGGCGCAAAGTCCGGTTGATCAACATGATACCATGCACGACAGTATCGCAATAATTACGCCTCAAAGTAACGAAAACTCGCAATATCAGGAACATAGTCAGCCAGTCCCATCGAACATCGCGCAGAATAATGAGCCGGGCTCTCAGCAACAGAGCTTGTCCGGGAATGACAAGTCATACTTCCTCGGCGACTCAAGCAGCTTATCATACATTGTCGAGATGATATGCAGTCCAAGAGGCGGAGTCAGCGAGCCCGTAAAAGTCCACTATCCCATACCGGCATCGATAGCAGACCGCGCAATCATTCCAACACGACCCCAAGTTGAGCCACTCCGCGTACAAGATGCATTGACGATGCCACCGAAAGAGATATCTGACCGTCTTGTGTACACCTTTTTCGAGATCATCCATCCGCCTTATCCGGTAATAGATAGACGCGCCTTTTCGGAGCTGTACAGACAGGGCAAAGCATCGCCTATGCTTTTGCATGCGATGTTCCTTGTCACGTTCATTCTCTGTGATGAAGGTCTCATACAGGCTGCTGGCTTCAGTGATCGGACTGCTGCTCGCAAGCATCATTATCTTCGTGCGAAAACGCTGTATGATGTTGATCATGAGACTGACCGGAATGTCCTCACTGCAGCAATCTTTCTTCTGGGATTTTGGTGGAATGGCCCGGATGATCAGAAGGACTCGTGGTTCTGGCTTGGATGTGCGACATCTTGTGCGCAGTCTTTGGGGATGTATCGTTC GACGGTCGCGTCGAGGTTGAGCCCCGAGAAAAGAGCGTTGCGAAAGCGAATCTGGTGGTCTATATAC ACTCGTGACCGTCATACTGCCGCATGTCTTGGTAAGCCCTGCAGAATCAGGGATGAAGACTGCGATATCGAACCTCTTACCGAAGAAGACTTCTATTTCGACGACGACCACAACGATCCTCTAATAACccgacaagaagaacacCATACGGCTCTTGCGATAGAGATGGCGAAGGCTGCCGAAATCC TGGGGGATATTGTTATCGCAGAATACAGTCCTCGTCGCCCAGACTTAGAACAATACAAGCCAGACCGACTGAAACAGAGACTTGAACAGTGGGAAGCGCAGTTGCCGAAATGCATGCAGAGGGCACAGCTTGATGAGACGCTGGGTCCAGCATTCTGGGCAACCCAGTTGCACATGGCGTACCA GAACTACTACATTCTCCTGTTCAGACCGAAGGCGATTGAGGACCTCACACCGTCTGAAGCCGAGGGTGATATTTGGGCTCGGAGGGCAGCTGATTCCATCACTCGCATGACGGAAGATCTCCTTGCCGTCGGAGCAATGAGTAAGAGTCAAATGCACAT TGTCCCCGCCGTCTTCGGGGCCCTCTCCATCCACACCCTCGTCATCTGCCGCAAGGACCCCATCCGACGCCAACTCGCCGGCAACAAATCACGGCAATGCATCCTCGCCCTAAGCGAACTCGCAAAGCATTGGCCCGTAGGACTATGGATCATGAGATTCTTCGGCAACCTCATGCGAAGACTCACAGGCCAAGGTTCTGCTGTTTCGGCAGGCTCAATAGTTGACGTGACATCGCGAATCGCAAACTGTAATCGTAACGAAGACTCTACTCTGACGGAAGTCAGCAGGGTAACTTCTCAGACCTTAGCAGAAAACGGTGGTCCGTTCACTGACGCGACGAACGCTCAAGTCGCTGGCGCTGTGATGGAAACAAATGATCTGTTCCAACAGCCAGCAGATCAGTTCAGTTTTGACAACTTTTGGGCTGAGGATAccattgatgttgatctACTGCTTCAGCATGGTTTATGTCCATTGCTGCCAGGCAACTTTGGAACCTTTCCACCAATGTCGGATCCTCAAGGCTTTTAG